GTTGCAAACAGGCTGTTCACTGATCGATCTTTTTCTAACAAACCGACCTTTTGAGACAATGTAAAGGTTATGTGACCTTGTGTTTACGAAATGCCCTCGTATCGTTCTTGACCGACACCCATTAAATTTTCTGATCTTCTATATATGTAGAAGCCTAATAGAGCACATCGTTCTCTCTCATGGGCTACTCGTTATTTTAACACTTTCTAGGATGCAGTGCCACTAAGGTCACAATCATTCGCAAAAGATACTTGGCTGAATGCGCTATGTTTGAAATGTAAGTGCGAGAGAGTGCAAGTCTTTTGCCAAACAGATTGGGTAAATTGTCATTTTCACCCCTCTATAAGTACATGTGAATTTCTTAACTCATACATTTGTATTCTTGATAAACGGACATTGTCGCTGATATTTCAGTTCATGAATCCGATAGCGACCACAAGTCTTGGTAACATGCCATCGCAAGAACGACAAAAAACCTGCTGCCCACACTCAAAATGGTGTGGTCAGCAGGTGCATTTGAATAACAGTCTTTAGCTTGGCTCAATTAAGCCGTATTTTCCATCTTTTCGCTTATATACGACATTCGTGTTGTTTGTTGTCGCATTCGTAAACACGAAAAATGTATGGCCAAGCATGTTCATTTGCAAAATTGCTTCTTCAGAATCCATTGGCTTTAAATTAAACCGTTTCGTACGAACAACTTCAAATTGATCTTCTTCTTGTTCAGTTAATAACGTACCATTTTCTTTCTCGATTTCAGCAAATACATGCTTAGGAGATCCTTCTTGACGATACTTTCGATTGACACGCGTTTTATGTTTACGGATTTGTCTTTCCAATTTGTCTACAACAAGGTCAATCGCCGCGTACATATCGGCATGGATTTCTTCCGCGCGGAGCGTTAGACGTGACATTGGAATTGTCACTTCGACATGCTGTTCGTCGTTGTAAACTTTTAGTCTTACATTTGCTTCAAAAATGGGCTGTTCAAAATATCTTTGGAGTTTGTTCATTTTCTTTTCGACATAATTTTTTAGTGCATCTGAAACCTCGATGTTTTCCCCGCGAATATTGCTTTGCATGAATAAACCCCTCCTTGTTTCATCTGTAAGTAGTATGTCTACTACACTTATATAATACCACGCTTCTCACTTCTGTAAACGCTTGATTCTCATTGAACATCACTTTGTCATAGATTTGTGAAGGTTTGTTGAAAATTACAGGTGAGTTTAATGCTGTAGATCTCATGGAGAGGAGAAAGGACAGATTTAAGTCACGTTAAAACACATATTTGCTTGCGAGGGTGGTTGGAAGGTTATCATGGGATAGCAACTCATTGTTTCCCTACTTGTTCCATTGATTACAAAAAAGGAGAGATTGAGCATTTAATCAAAGTCGTCGAACAAAGTTTTTTAAACGCGTCAAAATTGTAATGATACAACAGTTCATAACAAGAAGTGCAGCAAAAACCAAATCGAATCGACTGCAAATTGCTTGCCTCTAGAAAAGGTATAATTTGACCTTGATGATGATGCGTTTAACATGTCGGTCGGCAGTTCGTTCAGCTCTCTTATAAAGTGTTCCCTAGTGTTTCTTGCTTCTTCAAGTAGTTTTGCTTGGGAAATTCCTGATTTTGCATAATCAGCTGCTTTTTGGTTCTGTGTATCGAAATCAGGAAACGTCATCCCCTTATCATGTCGTACTGAGAGGAGAACTTCGGATAAGAGGTGATTATCCCAATATATAATATGCGCAATGATTTCACTGACAGACCATCGATCTTTAGCTACTGGTTTAGCCCATAATGTTTCATCCATATCTTCTAATGTGTTTAACCAAGATGAATATTTCCTAAATTCATTTATGATGTTTGTTTCTTCGTTCATTTTTACTCTTCCATGTCTCCGTGGGCAACGCCCTACACATTTCTTGAAGTGGGAGTCTTCTGTCAGAAAACGATAAAAAGAGTGCAGAAAACGTCTGGCTAGACTTATTCTACACTCCAAGAGACTTGCTTTAACTGTCAGGTCTCTGCAAATTCACAGTTGCTTTATTTTTTTGTAACATTTTCAGCCTGTGGGCCACGGTTACCTTCTACAATATCAAACTCGACTTCTTGACCTTCG
This DNA window, taken from Litoribacterium kuwaitense, encodes the following:
- the hpf gene encoding ribosome hibernation-promoting factor, HPF/YfiA family is translated as MQSNIRGENIEVSDALKNYVEKKMNKLQRYFEQPIFEANVRLKVYNDEQHVEVTIPMSRLTLRAEEIHADMYAAIDLVVDKLERQIRKHKTRVNRKYRQEGSPKHVFAEIEKENGTLLTEQEEDQFEVVRTKRFNLKPMDSEEAILQMNMLGHTFFVFTNATTNNTNVVYKRKDGKYGLIEPS
- a CDS encoding DinB family protein yields the protein MNEETNIINEFRKYSSWLNTLEDMDETLWAKPVAKDRWSVSEIIAHIIYWDNHLLSEVLLSVRHDKGMTFPDFDTQNQKAADYAKSGISQAKLLEEARNTREHFIRELNELPTDMLNASSSRSNYTFSRGKQFAVDSIWFLLHFLL